A single window of Ctenopharyngodon idella isolate HZGC_01 chromosome 24, HZGC01, whole genome shotgun sequence DNA harbors:
- the glg1b gene encoding Golgi apparatus protein 1b encodes MAACRRVQRLLLLLIFISCSICSARGAKSVHGDSENAPDNSERGKNPVGDGKAMALEGASSVRRSGGWKLAEEAACREDVSRICPKHSWNNNLAVLECLQDRKDDTEIGTDCNHLLWNYKLNLTTDPKFESVAIEVCKTSINGIKECAAEERGKGYLVSCLVDHRTNISEYQCNQYITKMASIVFSDYRLICGFTDKCKEDINKLHCGSVNTGEKDIHSQGEVISCLEKGLVSEAEEQPGHYTIKEDCKKAIMRVAELSSDDFHLDRHLFFSCREDRERFCENTPAGEGKVYKCLFNHKYEESMSDKCKDALSTRQKLIAQDYKVSYSLAKACKPDLRKYRCNMDTAMPRAREAKLSYLLLCLEAAVHRGQTVSGECQGEMLDYRRMLMEDYSLSPEIVLHCRGEIDTHCSGLHHKGRTLHCLMRVFRDKAIMEGHCQKAIQTLIQETDPGADYRIDRALNEACESVIQTACKHIRNGDPMILSCLMEHLYTDKMVEDCEHRLLELQYFISRDWK; translated from the exons ATGGCGGCGTGTAGACGTGTGCAgcggctgctgctgctgttgatatTCATCTCCTGCTCGATTTGTTCTGCTCGTGGAGCCAAATCAGTTCACGGAGATAGTGAAAATGCCCCAGATAATAGCGAAAGAGGTAAAAATCCAGTGGGAGACGGGAAAGCAATGGCGTTGGAGGGGGCCTCGTCGGTTCGTCGCAGCGGCGGCTGGAAGCTCGCAGAGGAGGCGGCCTGTCGGGAGGACGTGAGCCGGATCTGCCCCAAACACTCCTGGAACAACAACCTGGCCGTCCTGGAGTGCTTGCAGGACCGAAAAGAC GACACAGAGATCGGTACAGACTGCAATCAT CTGCTGTGGAACTACAAGCTGAATCTGACAACTGATCCAAAGTTTGAGTCTGTGGCCATTGAGGTGTGCAAGACGTCCATCAATGGG ATTAAGGAGTGTGCCGCTGAGGAACGTGGGAAGGGTTACCTGGTGTCGTGTTTAGTTGATCACCGCACCAATATCTCAGAGTACCAGTGTAACCAGTACATCACCAAGATGGCCAGTATAGTGTTCAGCGATTACCGGCTGATCTGCGGCTTCACGGACAAGTGCAAGGAGGACATCAACAAACTGCACTGTGGAAGCGTCAACACAGGAGAGAAG GATATCCACTCTCAAGGAGAGGTGATCTCGTGTCTGGAGAAAGGCCTGGTGAGTGAAGCCGAGGAGCAGCCGGGTCACTACACCATCAAAGAGGACTGTAAGAAGGCCATCATGCGCGTGGCCGAACTCTCTTCTGACGACTTCCACCTGGACCGCCACCTCTTCTTCTCCTGCCGGGAAGACCGCGAGCGCTTCTGTGAAAAC acTCCAGCCGGAGAGGGAAAGGTCTACAAATGTCTGTTCAACCACAAGTATGAGGAGAGCATGTCAGACAAA TGCAAGGACGCTCTTTCCACTCGTCAGAAGCTAATAGCTCAGGACTACAAGGTCAGCTACTCACTGGCTAAAGCCTGCAAACCGGACCTGCGTAAATACCGCTGCAACATGGACACGGCGATGCCACGAGCGCGAGAGGCCAAGCTCTCGTACCTGCTGCTGTGCCTGGAGGCCGCCGTACATCGCG GTCAAACCGTGAGCGGTGAGTGTCAGGGCGAGATGCTGGACTACAGGCGGATGCTGATGGAAGATTACTCCCTCAGTCCAGAGATCGTGCTGCATTGCCGAGGGGAGATTGACACGCACTGCTCTGGCCTGCACCACAAGGGCCGGACCCTGCACTGCCTCATGAGGGTGTTCCGGGACAAGGCCATCATGGAAGGCCACTGCCAGAAAGCT ATCCAGACGCTGATTCAGGAAACAGACCCCGGGGCCGACTATCGCATCGACCGCGCTCTGAACGAGGCCTGTGAGTCCGTCATCCAGACCGCCTGCAAACACATCCGAAACGGAGACCCCAT gatcCTGTCCTGTCTGATGGAGCATCTGTACACTGATAAGATGGTTGAAGACTGTGAACACAGACTTCTGGAGCTGCAGTACTTCATCTCCAGAGACTGGAAGTGA